A segment of the Pongo abelii isolate AG06213 chromosome 16, NHGRI_mPonAbe1-v2.0_pri, whole genome shotgun sequence genome:
GGTTAACCTGGACCACTGGTATGCTGcatgtaatttatagattatagcagcaaaacaaaaatcagatatattaatcatatattaATTGGCTTTAGCTTGTTTCATATACATTCAGATGATGATCCTTCtaaaatttcacatttatatGAAGCACACCCAAGAGTAGAATTCTATAGTTCTGTACCTAATTTTACCCACTCCAAACACCAGAATCTTGACTCTGTGAGCCACACAGAAACTatcctgggctgggtgtggtggctcacgcctgtaatcccagcactttgggaggctgaggcaggtggatcacaaggtcaagggatcgagaccatcctggccaacatggtgaaaccccatctctactaaaaatacaaaaattagctgggtgtggtggcacgtgcctgtagtcccagctactcaggaggctgaggcaggaaaatcacctgaacctgggaggcggaggttgcagtgagccaagattacaccactgcactccagcctggagacagagcaagactccatctcaaaaaaaaaagaaaaaaaagaaaccatcctGTCCAGCATCTCCATGTAACCATACTCCACAAGGATAGGGACTAGTCCATTCCCAAAGCAGCCAAGTAGTTTCTATGGTAGGTCAGTTTGGATCTTCTTTCAGGTATCCCAATTGCTCTCATCCCCCAAAACCTGATTAGAGCCAGGAAGCCCACTTTTGTTTCTAAATCCTTCTTAATAAGTCTTAATCTTTGTCTCTGTTACTTCTATTAATTATCATCTTTCTGAACTAAGTCTTCCTGGATTAATTCTGGCAGAAAATTTAGCATCCCTTCATTAAGTTCTGCAAAATACTGGCTTTGGTTCTAAATTGCTACAGTTTTCTGTCTTTAACCTGACTATGCTACAACTGAATTATCTTTGCAGGAATTAACTTTCTTCTCTGTGCTACCACAGTGTATGAGGGGATATAATACCTTTTGGCAATAAACCACATCCGGAAAAAGAGGACGCTGAAAACAAATCCCCCATAACTATTCCCATTGAGAATGGCTCAGAGGTTCAATGACCTAATGCCTAATACTTCATAGGCATCATGGGATCCTTCCACATGTAAGAGGAATGAAAGGAAACTAGTCACCAAGGGGTTGATGATTTACCAGTGTGAGCTCACACCTGCACAATTATCACTGAATTTGTCCAGTTCCAAAAAGGAGTAAGGCAATATATAAGGATGTATAAAATATAGTAAGCCAGCATGTTTAAAGTGGACTAAAAGAGCTAAAAGAGCTTCCGGTTTAAGATGGCAAGTTAAGTCTgtctttttcctcccttctttctcagGTCCCTCTGaaattacagaaaacattttttaagattgAAAACATAACAGTGCTGGAAAACAAGAGCAGTGGCTAGCAGAGGTTCATAAATTTTGAAGAAAGCctagagaataaaatagaaagcagATGAGATCATTTTGACTGGgagaaaaaagatagaaataactCTAGCCAAAAGAATTAGAAGAGTTATCTTCCCAATAAGCCCAGAGCAGCTCTAAATTCAGAGTCAGTAAATATGAAGATTGAGAGTATGTTATGGACAGGGTGACAGGCCCAGGTTATGCCTATTATCTTGTCAAAATAATTGATAGGTTCCCCTTTCATTCTCAAAAGTGTCTCCATTTGATGATAAATTATATTACCACCTtagagtaattaaaaaaataactgaacCAGTTGGGATTTCCCACACCCCCTTCTTTGCCCACAAAGAGAGTAGGCAACACGTCAGGGAAGGAAACCAAGAGTGGGTATTCAGGCCTGAGAAGGAAGAGCTCTGCCCCTCTACAGCAACTATAGCCAACTTGGCCCCTAGTAAAGCCTGCCTGACTGGGGCCATTGTGGGATTTGCCAGACTGCCTGACTAACCCACAGAAAAGCCTCTGTCAGCAGGCTGCTCACTCCTGTTCAAAGGAGAGGCCTGGCAGAGAAAAAGACCCTTGTGATGGCACTAATCTATCTAGtcctttatttataaatacaaaccAGTAATAGCTGAGAAAAACCAAGAGCACAAAAAAGAGGGATCCAACAAGAAGAGATAATGCCGAATACAGGTAGAAAAAGGGGATTGGCTTCTCTTTTTAATTCTAATTAGTGCCTtgaatatatatgcatagatATATAGGTTTTTtagagatgctttttttttttttgagattgtgccactgcataccactctgtcacccagactggtatTCAGTGGCACAATtgtagttcactgcagtctctaactcctgggttcaaacagtcctctcaccacaacctcctgaatagctgggactgcaagcatgagccaccgtacccagcacCTCAAAGATATTTAAGAAGACATGGCATCcatgaaacaagaacaaactaatagcTCTCGGCTTTCAGCTCGGAGGAGGCCAAGGTGCAACTTTCTTCGGTCGTCCCGAATCCCGGTTCATCCCACACCAGCCGCCTCCACCATGCCGCCGAAGTTCGACCCCAACGAGATCAAAGTCGTATACCTGAGGTGCACCGGAGGTGAAGTCGGTGCCACTTCTGCCCCGGCCCCCAAGATCGGCCCCCTgggtctgtctccaaaaaaggcTGGTGATGACATTGCCAAGGCAACAGGTGACTGGAAGGGCCTGAGGATTACAGTGAAACTGACCATTCAGAACAGACAGGCCCAGATTGAGGTGgtgccttctgcctctgccctgaTCATCAAAGCCCTCAAGGAACcaccaagagacagaaagaaacagaaaaacattaaacacagTGGGAATATCACTTTTGATGAGATCGTCAACATTGCTCGACAGATGCGGCACCGATCCTTAGCCAGAGAACTCTCTGGAACCATTAAAGAGATCCTGGGGACTGCCCAGTCTGTGGGCTGTAATGTTGATGGCTGCCACCCTCATGACATCATAGATGACATCAATAGTGGTGCTGTGGAATGCCCAGCTAGTTaagcacaaaggaaaatatttcaataaaggatCATTtgacaactggaaaaaaaaaaaaaaagaacaagctaatataaacaaagaaaacagagaacaagaaaaagtccctagaaattaaaaatatttactgaacacacTGGAGAGTAGAATGGACAAGATGGAAGAACAGATGGGATAAATCTcacaaaatatatatcaaaatgacAAACaggaggaaaatgtggaaaaaaaaaacttaggataAGGGAACATAGACAATGGATAGGTGAAAACAATTAAGTAAATAGAAGAAAACTGCCCTGCTCCAGAGTAAGATGTAACTCTTCAAAGTAAAAGGGCCACCAAGTACCAATCaggatgaatgaaaatgaacCCACAAACCTTCATAAAATTTTGAGCTCCAAGGACAAGGAGATAATCCCAAaaacttccaaaagaaaaaaaaatggtcagcCTGAAACATAAGAATCAGACCAATATGACATTTCTCATCAGCAATAAGGATGCTAGAAGACATTGGAgtgattattttcagttttaaagaaaaatattttgaaacttagAATTCCATACCCAGTCAAATAATCAAGtgtgaaggggaaataaagacaTCTCTGCAAAAGTGTTTACAGACAACGACCATCTGCAAAACAGCTACTCAAGAATGTACAAcagtaagacctactatttgacagCAAaccagggtgactatagtcaataataatttaattgtacacttaaaataactaaaagtataattggattgtttctaaTACAAAGgaaaatgcttgaggggatggataccccattttacatGACGTGATTATTATATACTCCATGTCTGTACCAAAATATCTAATGTATAACCCATAAATagatatacctactatgtactcacaaaaattaaaataaaaaattttacaaaaaagaatGTACAACAGGAAAAATActtgtttaaatgtttaaagtACAGTAGGGTGGAAGAAGATACAGAAGGAAGAATGATAATCAACCAGAGTcaagaatgataat
Coding sequences within it:
- the LOC100434221 gene encoding large ribosomal subunit protein uL11-like; translated protein: MPPKFDPNEIKVVYLRCTGGEVGATSAPAPKIGPLGLSPKKAGDDIAKATGDWKGLRITVKLTIQNRQAQIEVVPSASALIIKALKEPPRDRKKQKNIKHSGNITFDEIVNIARQMRHRSLARELSGTIKEILGTAQSVGCNVDGCHPHDIIDDINSGAVECPAS